The segment TCGCTTTGAAGGCCCCGGCGGCAAGGAAGCCCGTATCCGCTACCTGGACGGCGACTTCCAGGTGACCAGCCCCGGCGCCTTCGTGCGCTGTGCGGTCACCGGCGAAAGCATCCCGCTCGATGAGCTCAAATACTGGAGCGTCGCCAGGCAAGAGCCCTATGTAAGCGCCGCGGCCTCGCTGCGCCGCGAGATCGAGGCACATCCCGAACTGCGCAGCCGGCGTTAGTCGCATAAAAGACTTTCTGTAGC is part of the Mesorhizobium sp. L-2-11 genome and harbors:
- a CDS encoding DUF2093 domain-containing protein, which translates into the protein MMNRFEGPGGKEARIRYLDGDFQVTSPGAFVRCAVTGESIPLDELKYWSVARQEPYVSAAASLRREIEAHPELRSRR